Below is a genomic region from Diabrotica undecimpunctata isolate CICGRU chromosome 7, icDiaUnde3, whole genome shotgun sequence.
ACGAGGAATTAAAAGGGGAAGGCGCAAAATATGTCCATATTCACAAAACCAAAAGAAGGAAAGCTCAAAGTGCGATAAATATCGAGATTCTATTCTTAAAAATCAAGTTAGCATAAAGACGTTAATCATAGGTTTTGTTGAAAAGTTAGGTAAAagcatttattatataaaaaaatatattatataacggggTACTAGAAATAGACTATGGTAGAGATACTCTAGCTAttgcatacgcagatgacctggCGATACTAGTCATGACTGACACGAACTGGAAAATCAAAGATAAAGTCAACACATGCTGCAGAAAAGTCAACAGCAGGATGGCTAGAAACGATCTCGAACTGGCAGGAAGCAAAACGGAAGTGGTCATACTAAAAGGACCACGACTAAGGCCCGAGATGACTTTTCAAATTGATAGTACTATTATAATGCCTACAAACTGTGCAAAATACCTAGGCATATTTATACATCGACACAGGCCTAAGATTCACAAAATACCTGACAAATGTAGTCCAGAGGGCGAAAGAAAGAACGGCAGCCCTACAAAGAATCATGCCAAATATAGGAGGCCCAAGTGGTACAGTCGACCCTCCTTTATGGAACCCCCATTTAGGCAGATGtactaaattacaaaaagtacagaGATATAATAACCACAGCCCAGCGAAAGCCTCTATTAAAAGTAACAAGTGCATACAGGACTACTTCAACGATGGCCCTACAGGTAATAGCGGGCACGCTTCTTATTCACCTCCTAGCGAAAGAACGGCAGACGCTCTATATAACTCTCGAGACGGCCACCTTCCTCAGTTCAGAGCCGTCATTAGAGGACAATTACTGACAGAATGGCAAGCAGAATGGGAGGCACAGACAGAcaaggcacaatggaccaaaaaattAATACCCAATGTGATAGAGTGGTACAAACGTAAGTTCAagcgagtaaatttttatttcatgCAGTTCCTGACCGGACATGGATCTTTCAGGTCTTACACGTATCAAATACGACAAACCAGCGATGATAATTGTGTCATATGTAACGTAGAAGACGATGCCGAGCATTGTATCTTCAGGTGTAAGGTGTTTGCGTCGGAACAACATATAATGTGAACACAGCTATGAGAGATATTCTCTGACAACTTGATACGTGTCGCTATGGAAAGCAGAGAGAACTTTGAATCCGCATCCATTCAAAACTGGTAATcattatatattatgtatgaatatatagatatgtgtatatgtgtgtatatatgtatttgtgtgtgtgtacgtaggtgtgtatgtgtatgtacgtatgtatgtatgtacatatgTATGTAATACACTTGTTTACTATACTTATTTATTGTTACCTAGTATTATCTAATACCTAGTGTTCCTATACCTTATTGTTACCTTGTATACCTATATGTTCCATATACTTTCCCCCTGGTTCCTTGCCGCTCTTAGGTAATACCATCGGCAAGGCCAGGTCACTATTTTACATATATTTTCTTCTAGTTCCTTACCGCTTCTAGCTAAGAAACGGCAACAAATCTTCATTATCAATTCAGACAGCGCAAGGCACCTAAGTTTCGTTCGCTAACTGAACACGTACGGGGGTGTCTTGACGAAGaatgggtggttttagttggtaggcaggacaACAGAAAGGCACCCGTTTACTAGACCTATTCTACACAGGGGAAAATGGGCTCGGATGTTTTCCTCTGCCCTAAATCCAACACACGCCGAGCAATGGTATGGTGTTTAGAACATTTTCACCCTCatcaaaaaaaaaaggtaaaagcaTTTTGAGTCACTAAatttaaatagattttttttattttaagtaggaGGAATGATATCTGGAATTAACCATTTAATATAAAAAAGCTGCACATTTTgattatttttcctataattcTGGAAAATGCCTAGCTATATTAATTTAGCTGAATCCAAaccaaactttaaaaaaaaaacaaaaaattttctaaattctttttttttctataaaaatgcaaaagtagttataaaaaaaaaataagttaaaataaaagcaagtttgaaaaaataagattttttgtacaaaaaacatAAGGCTCAAATCTGCCCTATAATGgttactatttttggccattgCAGTTAATTGTTAACCAATTTTATAGCGACACTAATTACTTCTGTTGGATTTTTGAACTTAGCACTTTATGCACGCCTCTGGTTTAGATAATCAAATGAGTTAATAATctctttttaataatttataacacAAACGTGAGTGAGCATgattgttttaaacaaaaaataatttattcaccTATTCTTACTCTACCATGGATAAATCAAAAAGTAAATTAGTGTCTAGCAAATTCAAACTCTATTCATTCAGTGCATCGAATACTGCTGAACCTGAATCCGAACACTTTGAAAAATGCCCCAGAGGTAAGTggttgaaaagaaaaataaagaatatttgttagttttgtaACATTTTGAGATTTTTTGAAGGTAGATAACAACTACATGCTTCTTCATTTTATGAATATTTATGGAACTATAATTTAATTTTCCCTGTATgctattttgtatattatttagTCTCTTTACTTAAAGCAATCACaaagaaacaaattattttattaataaaattactctTAGTGCACTGTCAAGAAACTGTACAACCAACAGTTTAATTCATTGTATATTCATTTCATTCGTTCagtaattgtaaaataaaatccaattttttatttatttcatagattccatttttattttttactttagaTTCGTTGATATACTGATCTGACCATGGTTGCTTGTTGCCTTATTTGGACTATCACCGAAGCAAACTCAAGCGCGCCCTGCCCTTCTAAAGTAGGCATAATCTGTATTGTCTTTATTGATTAGTATTACCATGCCACTTTGGTTTTCTCTACAGTCTTTTCTATAAACCTTGCAACCAGTCCGTAATGTACTACTTtttgtatagtatagtataataaatatattacttcTAAATGATTTTCTAAAGAATGGTGCATATATCAGTATTACCAAAGTTGTATATATTCTGTCTCCAATATCCTTTGGAAAATTTCACTAACTCCTAAGTACTATCTACAACTTGTATCTTAGGCACTtagttacatatattttttattttttagatttaagatTTGGCAAACGACACttacaaattataaatatatgcTTCTTGGTATTTGTCGCTTATTATACGAGAAATAATCTCGCGGTTGCTATTGTGGCAATGACCGATAGAAATGCAAGTGTCAATAGTGATATACAGGTAcgtttttaatcgtttttatgctcttaaattaagtaaataaatattattgttttcttTAGTGTTATTGGTGTAATCTTCTTGACATTATATCTGGAATATAAAAGTTAACACTTTTCTCTCCCAAACATTCTACTCGATTATAAAGAtagattttatttaataaacaaaaaactatattaaattgCTAATAATTGAAATATTTGGATGGTCGTTACCTACAATTGAAGAGGTCGGGGCAATAAGGGACCTAAGCCTCATTTGAAAAGTTTTGAGTAAATCACATTTAAAGTTTTTGACAAAATCCTGAAATCACATTtttatagtttaaaatgtttacctTAATTCCTTACatacataataaattattaaatatatttttttaaaaaaggatacAAAAGAAAACTGCATTTTTtaagaaacaatttattaaacaaaaaaatgtggCTTATGACCTTTATGAAAATagcaaaacaaatataaattctAAATGCCAGAATATTcctacaatattatttttttattaaaacacatCGGTTTCGTCATTCCTGTCTATTTCCTCTGTTTCATCAACTTGGTTGTAGTCTTGTTCAATGTTACTGGTACTGTTTTCAAAATACTGAGATAACATTGCTGGTTTATGGGAGGAATATATGGCAAAAGTTTCTTTATATCCTGAATTTTTTTGCTGTTAAGTACTATTGAtcctccatatatttttttaaggatTTAGTTGTTAATATGTTGTCACCAAACTTTACACCCCTCTTACCAACAATTACTTCATCAAACGCTCCATTTAGGGTATGTTTCATGAAAATGGAATTTGGGAGTTCGCTATCGAACCGAAAGCAGCGCACGTCTGTAAAGTTGAGTGATTGTTTCTCGgtggtaaatgtttttttttttttgttagaacTATTTCATCTAAACTATAAAAGTCTTCTTGTGACATTTCAACTACTGCAAATAgattttttctgtttgattttctcACAATTTCAAATCATTCTTCTGGAGAAAACACTTGcttaacatattttttatgtttttctatTAAAGCAAAATCTCTATCTGAAGGCAAATGGGTGTGCCTAGATACTAGAAAACGATGTTCTAtggttttgtaaattttttccCCAACTAATTGCAGCCATAATGCCATTATAAGCCAATTCTTGTTTTGGCCCCCGCAATTGTCAGTAAAGACTACAAGATTTCCAGATCTTGATGGCTTATGGGTTATATACTTTAGGAGTACAGTAGCAATTACGGAACTTCCTCTTTTTGCAACTGACTCTGTCCACATAAACATATGTCCTTGCCCAGATACACAATCATGTACGTCAAGATTATAGGTCTATGCTTTCCTAAGGTAAAATGCTACGCCAACAGTCAATGAAGGTGTTGGTAAGGTTTGTTGTAAGTCGAATGAAATTATGTCAGTGTTGTGAGTTtcttcatttttcttaatttcgTCCTTAATGTCTTGCTGCATTGCCTGTGCGCGACTTTGGTGTAACCGTAGTTTTACCTGGAGATTTTTGGCCTcagatttattattatattaaaacttaTCATAACATTTAGAAATCACAGGTTGAACACGTATCGTTTTTGGGCATCTTAAACCCTATGTTGTATTCTAAGTTAAAAATTCTTCGGTACCGATCCTCTTTAACTGGAATAATACTACGCTCTTTACACTAAGCATTGTAGTAATCCTCATACAGGCTTAAAATACTAACATCATGATTTATATACACTCTGTTAGGATTAGCGGTTCTACTATAATGGCTAACATATTTAGGGATACTTCTAATGTGGTCGTGAACTGATTGTACCATTTCTGGGGCAACTTTGTTCGGTCTATTGTGATGTTTACCTCTTTGATCTTTTTTTGGTGTTGATCTTCCTTCAGAAATTTGTTTTGAAATTAGTTTAATTCGCTTACTTGAGTTTTGTAGCCATAAACCGATAAAAACTATTGTTTGCATATCTACACATCTATTCCGTTTACTTTTACAAAATACAAATTGGTAAATTTTCGTTTTGACTCTTGTCTTTTTGTTCTTCTCTTGTAACTTCTCTTTTTCTTTATAACCTTTATTGTGGATAATAAATATGTGTTCTGCTTTTCGTATGTCTCTAAATCCCAAAAGCCGTTAAATATCGATAATTCGGTACCCTGCAGCAGTTCTCTGCACTTTTTTTACATTTACACGGATCTCCaatcttctttgcttcttttacTGCACCTTTCAAATTTATATAGTCGTGTCCCAAGTTTCGAcgtttttttgctttttctttctttctttcttcaaTGTTAACTTTTCTCCATCGGCTTGGTAAAAGTTTTTCTGGGGTCAAAATAATTGAACCTCTGTTGCCTTTTACTTAACTTTGATTAGTATCTGCAGTTGCAGTGTGGTATTGTCGACTTCTCTAAAACAATAAAGGTACTTTAGTCAAGAAGGGCCTAAGCCACCtactaaataaaatacatttttggtCTTACAACGTGTTATTTACAAACGAATTTAAATAGAATATAAGTTTTACTGGGTCTTtaccaataaaaaaaagtaaagacgGTTTATTTATGGCTACGTTTTACtaaaaaagtaaatttattgttattataaCTTATTAAGACACAAGCAACATATACTACAGCAAGAAGGTCTCAAGCCACTAAAATGTTGACTTACCTTTTTCGGAGAAGATTCATCACTTTCACTGGAACTTGAATGCGGAGAATATTCTCTATCGTTTACAGAATCGTCTGAGTCAAAATCCGAAACTGAACTACTGTTTTTTTCCATATAAATTAATTGTTTTCCTTTCAGTACTCTTCGATCACGTGTCGCCATGTAGATTTTATTGTGGCTTATGACGTTCTTGCTTAAAAAATTTTCATGATTTTTCAAGTCGGCAACAAGGTCGATATAGCCTGGTGGCGACATCTATTGCCCAATAGTCGTAAAACTTCGCTGGTGGCTTAAGACCATTTTACAGAGCCCGTTTTAATGAAATCGTCAAATTTCAAAAAATGTGGCTTaggcagtggcggcttttgggggtaggcaggataggccgggcctagccaataattttaagagctttaaaattgaaaaacatatatttaaaaattatgttaatgcatgtaaataacttttaaatgtactaaatcactcaatacattaccgtccgttaaaacaactaagttattatattaccacagtaagcatcgaatcgtattcaggcattttaaatatcattaataggccctatcggaactggccgacccagctcacataagatccccgttcaaaaagcgtttgaagttaagcagcttgccggacaacgaattatattgtcgtgtttacgcttgctgtttaggcaccagacgatcgggcctacgatgaccatcgttgtcacttgtaacgtaattatcgaattgtaatataaattttcttttaaattatgataaaaaaatatgtaacataatctttaattgtaacatatttttaaacaaacaacacaattacaaacaagtgcacggttgcccaaataaattttaaaaattttgtaaaattcgaagaaaaaaatcaaatttgcgtgatttctatatcgcctgattgtatgcagcttatatatgtgagattgttttataactgatacataaaaatgagtttttatgacgctttaccaggttgcagtaatagtaatgttgatagtgagtgtttggacattgttgtttcactattggaatcgtcattatcta
It encodes:
- the LOC140446375 gene encoding uncharacterized protein; the protein is MPNIGGPSGTVDPPLWNPHLGRCTKLQKVQRYNNHSPAKASIKSNKCIQDYFNDGPTGNSGHASYSPPSERTADALYNSRDGHLPQFRAVIRGQLLTEWQAEWEAQTDKAQWTKKLIPNVIEWYKRKFKRVNFYFMQFLTGHGSFRSYTYQIRQTSDDNCVICNVEDDAEHCIFRCKVFASEQHIM